The proteins below come from a single Aegilops tauschii subsp. strangulata cultivar AL8/78 chromosome 6, Aet v6.0, whole genome shotgun sequence genomic window:
- the LOC123494442 gene encoding protein FAR1-RELATED SEQUENCE 5-like, whose product MADEELTDIMVDMEFGELMKDWVEDWSDNENSDREDWSENGNEWDDLNIDELDDDQENNSELSNEDYISQFISECHNAYDYFGESGAETGLNDESLDAPDSGESQSSVIMSEVTQDDGAKNVQDTASADDKRDMFMQIMEMTFTSHDAAYDFYNSYARDNGFSIRKNKARYSKTESRHMRYRRFVCSRQGKHDSKLLTEEGHSQRLRAETRCFCEAHLTVKLDQKRGVWYVESFEDKHSHMLAGPDEVPFLWSHRKIKEYQKHEIMSMGAAEIRIHDMMDCFISKHVWYGGVGFTRHEIYNLCAKEKRKLLSKGDAATAIGIMASRKQRDPSFFFEYKLDKEGHLNRMFWCDSQSRHDYEDFGDVLVFDSTYKMNRYVSDETEETYVWLLQTFLRSMCQKMPKSVITDADAAMIKAIREVLPDVWYRICMWHIEKNMKIHLSHKSLKEFRTLLYYSTSTATFEERWHAFSKRWQSGKTVTWLRRMYKKRRLWAAAYLTEGFWLGMKSNQRSESLNSCLHLRLDGEMTLVDMILHYENAVVRIRENEARDDCTASQSLPVPVTSWRELEIAACHVFTPANFYMLQDDLRKIDGMEIVEIKLGDGS is encoded by the exons ATGGCGGACGAGGAGTTAACTGATATCATGGTAGACATGGAGTTTGGAGAACTGATGAAAGACTGGGTAGAAGATTGGTCAGATAATGAAAATTCAGATCGTGAAGATTGGTCAGAGAATGGGAATGAATGGGACGATCTTAAT ATCGATGAGCTTGATGATGATCAGGAAAACAACTCGGAGCTCTCGAATGAAGATTACATTAGTCAG TTCATTTCCGAATGTCATAATGCGTACGACTATTTCGGTGAATCCGGCGCGGAGACAGGCCTTAACGACGAATCATTAGATGCACCTGATTCTGGGGAGTCCCAGTCGTCGGTCATCATGAGTGAG GTGACACAAGATGATGGGGCAAAGAATGTCCAAGATACTGCCAGTGCAGATGATAAGAGGGATATGTTCATGCAGATAATGGAAATGACCTTTACATCTCACGATGCTGCGTATGATTTCTACAACAGCTATGCTAGAGATAATGGTTTCAGCATTAGAAAGAATAAGGCCAGGTATAGCAAAACGGAGTCACGTCATATGCGTTATAGGCGGTTTGTTTGTTCGAGACAAGGGAAACATGACAGCAAATTGCTAACCGAGGAAGGACACAGCCAGAGGCTCAGAGCCGAGACACGCTGCTTTTGCGAAGCGCACCTGACCGTCAAGCTTGACCAAAAGCGTGGGGTTTGGTATGTTGAAAGTTTTGAGGACAAGCATAGCCATATGTTGGCAGGACCGGACGAGGTACCTTTTCTTTGGTCCCACAGAAAAATCAAAGAGTACCAAAAGCATGAGATAATGTCCATGGGAGCTGCAGAGATTAGAATTCACGACATGATGGATTGCTTCATCAGCAAACATGTATGGTACGGCGGTGTTGGTTTTACCAGGCATGAAATATACAACCTTTGCGCCAAGGAGAAGAGGAAGCTGCTTTCAAAAGGTGATGCTGCCACAGCCATAGGCATCATGGCCAGTAGGAAACAGAGGGATCCTAGCTTCTTTTTCGAGTACAAGCTAGATAAGGAAGGACATTTGAATAGGATGTTCTGGTGCGACTCCCAGTCTCGTCATGACTATGAGGACTTCGGCGACGTGCTTGTATTTGACAGCACGTACAAGATGAACCGCTATG TTTCAGACGAGACCGAGGAGACATACGTGTGGCTTCTGCAGACTTTTTTGAGGTCCATGTGTCAAAAGATGCCTAAGAGTGTTATCACAGACGCCGACGCTGCGATGATCAAGGCAATTCGCGAAGTCTTGCCAGACGTGTGGTACCGTATATGTATGTGGCACATAGAGaaaaatatgaagattcaccTCAGTCACAAGTCCTTGAAGGAGTTCCGAACTCTTCTGTACTACAGCACGTCCACGGCCACATTTGAGGAGAGATGGCACGCATTTTCCAAAAGATGGCAGTCGGGAAAAACTGTAACATGGTTGAGACGGATGTATAAAAAGAGAAGACTATGGGCCGCGGCTTATCTAACAGAGGGATTTTGGCTTGGCATGAAAAGCAACCAGCGGAGTGAAAGCCTGAACTCATGCCTTCACCTCCGCCTAGACGGTGAAATGACTCTGGTGGATATGATTTTGCACTATGAGAACGCCGTTGTGCGTATCCGTGAAAACGAGGCGCGAGATGACTGCACGGCCTCACAGAGTTTGCCGGTGCCAGTTACTAGCTGGAGGGAACTTGAGATAGCTGCTTGTCACGTCTTCACTCCAGCAAACTTCTATATGTTGCAAGATGATCTTAGAAAAATTGACGGCATGGAGATTGTAGAAATTAAGCTGGGAGACGGATCATAG
- the LOC109783094 gene encoding uncharacterized protein produces the protein MWTGETTWWRHNKAFKHGTPSHAAAEGMKVIHEVSQGEPRGTRPSGWREWCMLTSLYRPICFTRTRIPRTLMWPLSFRSLGLDAATRGSKTIFCGGASPPPAAPA, from the exons ATGTGGACCGGAGAAACTACATGGTGGAGGCACAACAAAGCGTTCAAGCACGGCACCCCATCGCATGCAGCTGCAG AAGGGATGAAGGTCATCCACGAGGTGTCTCAAGGTGAACCCCGTGGTACCCGACCAAGTGGCTGGAGGGAATGGTGTATGCTCACAAG TTTGTACAGACCAATTTGTTTCACTCGGACAAGAATCCCACGAACCTTAATGTGGCCTTTAAGTTTCAG GTCCTTGGGGTTGGATGCGGCAACTCGCGGCTCGAAGACAATCTTTTGTGGTGgggcgtcgccgccgccggcggcaccTGCATAG